In Anaerolineales bacterium, one DNA window encodes the following:
- a CDS encoding glycoside hydrolase family 3 N-terminal domain-containing protein: MRLTRIIFLLVFLVTLAPVSAHAQTSTPPPRVRSILNSMTPEERIGQLFLVSINGMDATTASQIHTLITRYHVGGVVLQAGNDNFSATDTLVQTHALVDELQRLEWDTSINAEANPVTGEKNSLAYVPLFIGIAQEGDGPPTDQILNGLTPLPSEMAIGATWNADLAQEVGEVRGRELAALGFNVFFGPSLDVLETPSSSGSDLGTRVFGGDPFWVGEMGRAFVNGLHKGSDKQLLVIAKHFPGVGGADRLPEDEVSTVRKSLEQLKQIELAPFFAVTGNAVSQDTTVDGLLVSHIRYQGFQGNIRATTKPISFDPQALSQIMALPQFSDWYSAGGLLISDNLGTSSVREFYASGGGQFFARVVARDAFLAGNDILYLGNIKSNDAPDTYTTTIRILDFFAQKYREDPAFAQRVDASVARILAAKLDLYGNFTLSNVLVPDAGLDEIGTGTDITFAVGRNSATLISPDLQDLASVLPLPPQPNERLVFITDVFTIRQCTDCASQTLLAMDALENAVLQLYGPQSGNQVEGFRLTSYSFQNLQSLLDTPADTTLMDEDLDRTQWIVISLTDSSQGQPALISRFLRERPDLFRDVRLVLFSFGAPYYFDTTTISKFSAYYALYSKQPQFVDVAARLLFQELTPIGASPVSVSAVGYDLISVMAPDAGQIIPLFIDLPPVPIPPGSLLTPEPTPIPLFRIGDTIAIRTGQIKDSNGHPVPDGTVVQFSMLLTGEGGGILQQVDAVTIQGIARASFGLDKPGLLEIRVASEPATISEVLQLDVSQSGAVAVTVVVPELTQSIVQTPEPQIVAEVNPYISEDGYPHFPAWVVAMLVILASAGLSYFVAIRVTNRRSAYRWTLGILLGGLFSYNLLVFGLFGITNWLMNAGLSGVIAFVFLGELLGFVGGWLWSHR, from the coding sequence ATGCGGTTAACTCGAATTATTTTCCTGCTTGTTTTCCTTGTGACGCTTGCACCTGTTTCGGCGCATGCGCAAACTTCCACGCCGCCTCCCAGGGTTCGATCCATTTTGAATTCGATGACCCCGGAGGAACGGATTGGGCAATTGTTCCTGGTCTCGATCAATGGAATGGATGCCACGACCGCCTCGCAAATTCATACCCTGATCACCCGCTATCATGTGGGCGGTGTGGTTTTGCAGGCAGGGAATGATAATTTTTCAGCGACGGATACACTTGTGCAAACCCATGCGCTGGTTGATGAGTTGCAACGCCTGGAATGGGATACCTCCATTAATGCAGAAGCAAATCCCGTGACCGGGGAGAAAAATTCCCTGGCCTATGTTCCGCTCTTTATTGGGATTGCGCAGGAGGGCGATGGCCCGCCGACCGATCAAATCTTGAACGGTTTGACACCCCTGCCGAGCGAGATGGCGATTGGTGCAACCTGGAATGCGGACCTTGCTCAAGAGGTGGGCGAAGTGCGCGGGCGCGAACTCGCCGCGCTGGGCTTTAACGTTTTCTTCGGTCCCTCCCTGGATGTGCTGGAAACCCCATCAAGTTCAGGCAGCGACTTGGGCACGCGTGTTTTTGGTGGAGATCCATTTTGGGTGGGTGAAATGGGCCGTGCGTTTGTCAACGGCTTGCACAAGGGCAGTGACAAACAATTGCTTGTGATCGCGAAGCATTTCCCGGGTGTGGGCGGCGCGGACAGGCTTCCCGAAGATGAAGTTTCCACGGTCCGAAAATCGCTGGAGCAGTTAAAGCAGATCGAACTCGCGCCGTTCTTTGCGGTGACCGGCAATGCGGTTTCACAGGATACCACCGTGGACGGACTGCTTGTTTCGCACATCCGTTATCAGGGATTTCAGGGAAACATCCGCGCAACCACTAAGCCGATCAGTTTTGACCCGCAGGCACTAAGCCAGATCATGGCGCTGCCTCAATTTTCGGATTGGTATTCCGCTGGCGGTTTATTGATCAGCGATAATCTCGGCACGAGTTCAGTGCGGGAATTCTATGCGTCTGGCGGCGGACAATTTTTTGCGCGGGTTGTCGCGCGGGATGCCTTTCTGGCCGGGAACGATATTTTATATCTTGGAAATATAAAGTCCAATGACGCACCGGACACATACACCACCACCATTCGCATTCTCGATTTCTTTGCCCAAAAATACCGCGAGGATCCCGCCTTTGCACAGCGTGTCGACGCATCCGTGGCGCGTATTCTTGCAGCAAAACTCGATCTGTACGGAAATTTCACCCTCTCCAATGTGCTGGTGCCGGATGCTGGATTGGACGAAATCGGCACAGGTACCGACATCACTTTTGCCGTGGGGCGCAACTCTGCGACGCTCATCAGCCCGGACCTGCAGGACCTTGCCTCCGTGCTTCCGCTTCCACCTCAGCCGAACGAGAGACTGGTATTTATTACCGATGTGTTCACAATACGACAATGCACAGACTGTGCTTCTCAAACCCTGTTGGCCATGGATGCGCTGGAAAATGCCGTCCTTCAGCTTTACGGACCTCAAAGTGGAAATCAAGTGGAAGGATTCAGGCTGACATCCTACTCGTTCCAGAATTTACAATCCCTGCTGGATACCCCCGCTGACACCACGCTCATGGATGAAGACCTCGACCGCACCCAGTGGATTGTCATCTCGCTGACCGACTCGTCGCAGGGACAACCTGCACTCATCAGCCGCTTTTTACGCGAACGCCCCGACCTTTTTCGCGATGTGCGTCTGGTCTTGTTTTCCTTCGGTGCGCCCTATTATTTTGATACGACCACTATTTCCAAGTTCAGCGCCTATTATGCGCTGTATAGCAAACAGCCGCAATTTGTGGATGTCGCCGCGCGTTTGCTCTTTCAGGAGTTGACGCCCATCGGCGCCTCGCCGGTATCTGTCTCGGCAGTTGGATATGACCTCATCTCTGTGATGGCGCCGGACGCCGGGCAGATCATTCCGCTCTTTATAGACCTGCCGCCTGTTCCGATACCCCCCGGCTCTTTGCTTACACCTGAGCCGACCCCAATCCCGCTCTTCCGCATTGGGGATACCATCGCCATCCGCACCGGCCAGATCAAGGACAGCAATGGGCACCCTGTCCCGGATGGGACCGTGGTGCAATTCTCCATGCTGCTGACCGGGGAGGGGGGCGGCATCCTGCAGCAAGTGGATGCGGTTACCATACAGGGGATTGCGCGTGCGTCTTTCGGTTTGGATAAGCCCGGCCTGCTCGAGATCCGTGTTGCCAGCGAACCTGCCACCATCTCGGAGGTCCTGCAGTTGGACGTTTCACAATCCGGTGCAGTCGCGGTGACAGTGGTCGTCCCTGAGCTGACCCAGTCCATCGTGCAGACTCCCGAACCGCAAATTGTCGCAGAAGTGAATCCCTATATTTCCGAAGATGGGTATCCGCACTTCCCGGCCTGGGTTGTTGCCATGCTTGTCATCCTTGCCAGCGCAGGGCTTTCCTACTTTGTCGCCATCCGTGTCACGAACCGCCGCTCTGCCTATCGGTGGACACTGGGAATCCTGCTGGGCGGCTTGTTTTCATATAACCTGCTTGTATTTGGTTTGTTTGGAATAACGAACTGGCTGATGAATGCGGGACTTTCGGGAGTGATCGCCTTTGTGTTCCTGGGGGAATTACTCGGCTTTGTGGGCGGCTGGCTGTGGTCGCACAGGTAG
- a CDS encoding DegV family protein, translated as MLRIVTDGAADLLPQWEKEYGIDTIPVNILFGEKSYLQGVELDNEGFYKLVDESKRVPKTSQPSPHQFVEFYRKIAQKGDTILSIHITAKLSGTYASAVTAAEELKGEFNVIPIDSACGSLGIGMMCREARKMERAGKSVDEIVKYVEDIKSKVRVILTLDTLEYAKMSGRVGTLQAALASVLNVKPIAVLRDGVLNMTEKVRTRKAALDRVIEMAKEEYGKQSVYLAVVHARDLKSGQALLDEAKTHFTCKETMINDLSISIAANLGPGTVGLILYPAD; from the coding sequence ATGTTGAGAATTGTGACCGACGGCGCAGCCGACCTCCTCCCCCAATGGGAGAAGGAATACGGCATTGATACGATCCCGGTAAATATTTTGTTCGGGGAAAAGTCGTATCTTCAGGGGGTGGAATTGGATAATGAGGGTTTTTACAAACTGGTGGACGAGAGCAAGCGCGTTCCCAAAACCTCCCAACCCTCCCCGCATCAATTTGTTGAGTTCTACCGCAAGATCGCTCAAAAGGGCGATACGATCCTTTCCATTCATATCACCGCCAAACTTTCGGGCACCTACGCCTCCGCGGTTACCGCTGCCGAGGAATTAAAGGGCGAGTTCAATGTCATTCCGATCGACTCGGCGTGTGGTTCGCTGGGTATTGGGATGATGTGCCGTGAAGCCCGCAAGATGGAGCGCGCCGGTAAAAGTGTCGATGAGATCGTCAAGTATGTGGAGGACATCAAATCCAAGGTGCGCGTTATCTTAACGCTGGATACACTTGAATATGCAAAAATGTCCGGACGCGTGGGTACGCTTCAAGCCGCACTCGCATCTGTACTTAATGTAAAGCCAATCGCGGTCCTGCGCGACGGCGTATTGAACATGACGGAAAAAGTCCGCACACGCAAAGCAGCCCTGGATCGTGTCATTGAAATGGCGAAGGAGGAGTACGGTAAACAATCTGTATATCTTGCGGTGGTGCATGCGCGTGATTTAAAATCAGGCCAGGCGCTGTTGGATGAGGCGAAGACTCATTTCACCTGCAAGGAAACCATGATCAACGACCTGTCCATTTCAATCGCGGCAAACCTCGGCCCCGGTACGGTTGGGTTGATCCTCTACCCTGCGGATTAA
- a CDS encoding glycosyltransferase family 2 protein → MKLSVIIPVYNEVESIETILKRVQATKLVHEIIVVDDGSQDGTRDILKKLGKKKRVRVILHEQNKGKGAAVRTGMSAAKGDVLLIQDADLEYDPRDYPELLKPIEEGLAEVVYGSRFLGRAHRVTMFWHMIANKSLTLMTNVLYDTILTDMETGYKVFKREVIEGVTFRANSFDFEPEFTAKMLKRRYRIFEVPITFNPRDYTQGKKIKLHDAFAAVWTLLKYRFVD, encoded by the coding sequence ATGAAACTATCCGTCATAATCCCGGTTTACAACGAAGTTGAAAGCATTGAAACCATTTTAAAGCGCGTACAGGCCACAAAACTCGTCCATGAAATCATTGTCGTTGACGACGGTTCGCAAGACGGCACGCGCGACATCCTGAAAAAATTGGGAAAGAAAAAGCGAGTGCGCGTCATCCTGCATGAGCAAAACAAAGGCAAAGGTGCGGCAGTGCGGACCGGCATGTCTGCGGCAAAGGGCGACGTGCTTCTAATCCAGGATGCTGACTTGGAGTACGATCCGCGCGACTATCCCGAACTATTGAAACCCATTGAGGAAGGACTTGCGGAAGTGGTCTACGGTTCTCGCTTTCTGGGGCGCGCCCATCGGGTAACGATGTTCTGGCACATGATTGCCAATAAATCCCTGACCCTGATGACCAACGTCCTGTACGATACCATTCTGACCGACATGGAAACAGGGTACAAGGTATTTAAACGCGAGGTCATTGAGGGGGTTACCTTCCGTGCCAACAGCTTTGACTTTGAGCCTGAATTCACGGCAAAAATGCTTAAGCGCAGGTATCGGATTTTCGAAGTGCCGATCACCTTCAATCCCCGCGATTATACACAAGGCAAGAAGATAAAATTACACGACGCCTTTGCAGCGGTTTGGACATTGCTCAAATACAGGTTTGTGGATTAA
- a CDS encoding ABC transporter permease, whose amino-acid sequence MKNLFLANYLAVKEIIRNRGRFLLVAFVIALITLLVLFIAALGEGLANGNRQYVSNLDAQLIVFLDKSDYIISASRLDTKTIKSVRRVEGVADAGAIYTSSTEIVSLEEPLKVSMLGAEPGRPGMPPIIQGREFRIGEAREAVIDRNVALRSDIQVGDVIEIRSTQGTEDTFFELTVVGLVDGQSYFFQPTIFVPPATWEKIRPQSESELTSDTPYPNIIAVKLVDPSQADDMSSHLVDKVSNIEVADIPTTINNIPGYSAQQGTVQTQGVFTLLIGILVIGGFFQIQILQKVPQIGVLKAIGSSNGVVGLSAVIQIIVVTALGVGIGGGLTFLFSLGFPPTIPLVFNGARSLIAVLLLLAIGPLGGMVSIIYAVRIEPLKALRLG is encoded by the coding sequence ATGAAAAACTTGTTTCTTGCAAACTATCTTGCCGTCAAGGAAATCATCCGGAACCGCGGACGTTTCCTGCTTGTGGCTTTTGTGATCGCGCTCATTACCCTGCTGGTGTTGTTCATTGCCGCGCTGGGTGAAGGGCTTGCCAATGGCAACCGTCAATATGTGTCAAATCTGGACGCTCAGTTGATCGTCTTTTTGGATAAATCGGATTACATCATTTCCGCCAGCCGGCTGGACACGAAAACGATCAAATCTGTCCGCCGTGTGGAGGGGGTGGCGGATGCAGGCGCAATCTACACGTCCAGTACGGAGATCGTCTCCCTGGAGGAGCCTTTGAAGGTATCCATGCTGGGCGCTGAGCCCGGCAGGCCGGGCATGCCGCCCATCATCCAGGGACGTGAGTTCCGCATTGGAGAAGCCCGCGAAGCGGTCATTGACCGCAACGTGGCCTTGCGCTCTGATATTCAGGTTGGGGATGTGATCGAGATCCGTTCCACGCAGGGGACGGAGGATACATTCTTCGAGTTGACAGTCGTCGGTCTGGTGGATGGACAATCGTATTTCTTCCAGCCCACCATATTTGTCCCGCCTGCCACATGGGAAAAGATCCGCCCACAATCCGAATCGGAGTTGACCAGCGACACCCCGTATCCGAACATCATCGCAGTGAAGCTGGTTGATCCTTCACAGGCGGATGACATGTCGTCGCACCTGGTTGACAAAGTTTCAAATATCGAAGTTGCGGATATTCCGACAACCATTAATAACATTCCCGGTTATTCCGCACAACAGGGTACTGTCCAAACACAGGGCGTATTCACGCTGTTGATCGGCATCCTGGTTATCGGCGGTTTTTTTCAAATCCAGATCCTTCAAAAAGTCCCGCAGATCGGCGTGTTGAAAGCGATCGGCTCGTCCAATGGAGTGGTCGGGCTGTCAGCGGTGATCCAGATCATTGTAGTGACCGCCCTCGGGGTTGGGATTGGAGGCGGATTGACATTTTTATTTTCACTTGGATTCCCTCCGACGATCCCGCTGGTTTTTAACGGGGCACGTTCATTGATTGCGGTCCTCCTGCTTTTGGCAATTGGTCCGCTTGGCGGGATGGTGTCCATTATTTATGCAGTACGCATCGAGCCGTTGAAAGCGCTCAGATTGGGATAA
- a CDS encoding peroxiredoxin-like family protein, which translates to MAVKIQLKFNDPAPDVELLDAEGKPVQLSSLWKKEVLVLAFTRHYGCPQCKEMVDQLFDAHQALTERGLRLVVISHASAESAKAFCEERAPNAVCLADPNRAAYRAYGLYRGNIWQTLLSPRIWLSNRKLARRKGYKPEFPQQGQDAYQRSGTFIIGRDGRIRLPYYYEDIADHPPVDLILHGIMGADWKKPFDAKPVV; encoded by the coding sequence ATGGCAGTAAAAATCCAACTAAAATTCAATGACCCTGCGCCAGACGTGGAATTGCTCGACGCAGAAGGCAAACCTGTGCAGCTTTCCTCCTTGTGGAAGAAGGAAGTATTGGTACTTGCCTTCACGCGCCATTATGGTTGTCCGCAATGCAAGGAGATGGTGGATCAGCTATTTGACGCGCACCAAGCCCTGACTGAGAGGGGATTGCGCCTTGTGGTCATTTCCCATGCCTCGGCAGAATCGGCCAAGGCATTCTGCGAAGAGCGTGCGCCAAATGCGGTCTGCCTTGCAGACCCAAACCGGGCTGCATACCGCGCCTATGGTCTGTATCGCGGCAATATATGGCAGACCCTGCTTTCTCCGCGCATCTGGCTTTCCAACCGCAAGCTGGCGCGCCGCAAAGGCTACAAACCTGAATTTCCTCAACAGGGACAGGACGCCTATCAAAGGTCCGGTACGTTCATCATCGGCAGGGACGGACGCATCCGCCTGCCCTACTATTATGAAGATATCGCCGATCATCCACCCGTTGACCTGATCCTGCACGGCATCATGGGCGCGGATTGGAAGAAACCGTTTGATGCGAAGCCGGTGGTGTAA
- a CDS encoding glycerophosphodiester phosphodiesterase family protein, translating to MFENFPHPILLAHRGDLAHAPENTLPSFSQAIRKGADGVELDAKLTADGQVVVIHDAAVDRTTDGSGKVSSLSLQEIRTLDAGAWFNEKFAGTRVPLLEEVFETVGREKLINIELTNYNSPRDGLTQRVCELIKRHNNQKQIIFSSFFASNLKIAVQTLPEIPRGLLAMPGLLGLWARSFGFMFGDYQALHPHISSVSREQVQRAHRIRRRVHVWTANTPEEVTRLKEWGVDGIFSDDPEIALQSLGRSM from the coding sequence ATGTTTGAAAATTTTCCCCATCCCATCCTTCTCGCCCACCGGGGTGACCTGGCGCACGCGCCGGAGAATACCCTGCCGTCATTTTCGCAGGCCATCCGGAAAGGCGCGGACGGTGTCGAGTTGGATGCGAAGCTAACCGCCGACGGTCAGGTTGTCGTCATTCATGACGCCGCCGTGGACCGCACAACAGACGGCAGCGGAAAGGTTTCGTCATTATCCCTTCAAGAGATCCGCACATTGGATGCCGGTGCGTGGTTCAATGAAAAATTTGCGGGCACTAGGGTTCCTTTGCTTGAAGAGGTGTTTGAAACGGTCGGCAGGGAGAAATTGATCAACATCGAATTGACCAATTACAATTCCCCGCGCGATGGATTGACCCAAAGAGTCTGTGAACTGATCAAGCGTCACAACAATCAAAAACAGATCATCTTTTCATCCTTCTTCGCGTCCAATTTGAAAATTGCCGTACAAACCCTGCCCGAAATCCCGCGCGGTTTGCTTGCCATGCCGGGGTTGCTTGGTTTGTGGGCGCGCTCTTTTGGGTTCATGTTTGGCGATTACCAGGCTTTGCACCCGCATATTTCAAGCGTGAGCAGGGAGCAGGTTCAGCGCGCACACCGCATCAGGCGGCGCGTACATGTGTGGACGGCGAACACGCCCGAGGAAGTGACGCGGCTCAAAGAGTGGGGTGTGGATGGTATCTTCAGCGATGATCCCGAGATTGCCCTGCAGTCGCTTGGGAGGAGCATGTGA
- a CDS encoding AAA family ATPase, whose product MTRQTGQLSVPAGGFSPPQINSLEDTGLSPLWLQDLILKVLYFRGYLTGFKIAEEITLPLAGVTDHLLTILKQEKFIEVKSSQGGLGEGAYTYGITSQGVLRAREAMERSQYAGPAPVPFEVYNEAIRRQKSGRLTVTTRTMRQILSQLVISESTFQRLGPALNSGSSIFMYGPPGNGKTSIARAFGNLVLSQNMYIPYALYLDGQVIKVYDAVSHSIAPDAEAGVAASSTGGLRTSPRRDPRWVKIRRPFIVVGGELTLEGLDLVFDDTTKFYEAPFQVKANGGILLIDDFGRQQVRPRDLLNRWIVPLENRVDYLRLHTGRKVEVPFDVLIVFSTNLPPKDLVDEAFLRRLRHKIEIGDPSFEEYREIFKRVAQDRHIEYNDQGLAYLLQEWYIKRNRKLRASHPRDLCDQLIDIASYLAVTPVMSREMIDHAAKAYFVDI is encoded by the coding sequence ATGACGAGACAAACAGGACAACTCTCCGTCCCTGCAGGTGGGTTTTCGCCTCCGCAGATCAACAGCCTGGAAGACACGGGTCTTTCGCCCCTCTGGCTTCAAGACCTGATCCTTAAAGTACTCTATTTTCGCGGTTATTTGACAGGTTTCAAAATTGCCGAAGAGATCACCCTGCCTCTTGCAGGGGTGACAGACCATTTACTCACCATATTGAAGCAGGAAAAGTTTATTGAAGTGAAGTCTTCCCAGGGCGGTCTGGGCGAAGGCGCGTATACCTATGGCATTACAAGCCAGGGCGTGCTGCGTGCGCGCGAAGCCATGGAACGCAGTCAATATGCGGGTCCGGCACCTGTGCCGTTTGAAGTGTATAACGAGGCCATCCGCCGCCAGAAAAGCGGACGGTTAACTGTTACCACGCGCACCATGCGGCAGATCCTCTCCCAGTTGGTGATTTCTGAATCAACCTTCCAGAGGCTGGGACCCGCCCTTAATTCAGGTTCATCCATTTTTATGTATGGTCCGCCCGGCAATGGGAAAACCAGTATTGCGCGTGCATTTGGCAATCTTGTCCTCAGCCAGAATATGTACATTCCCTACGCCTTGTATCTGGATGGACAGGTAATCAAGGTGTATGACGCGGTCAGCCACAGCATTGCGCCCGATGCCGAAGCAGGCGTTGCGGCAAGCTCCACAGGTGGCCTGCGGACCAGCCCACGCCGCGATCCGCGCTGGGTAAAAATCCGCAGGCCGTTCATCGTCGTCGGCGGCGAACTGACCCTTGAAGGCCTCGACCTTGTATTTGACGACACGACCAAATTCTATGAAGCGCCGTTTCAGGTGAAAGCCAACGGAGGCATCCTCTTGATCGACGACTTCGGACGCCAGCAGGTACGGCCGCGCGATTTGCTCAACCGCTGGATCGTGCCGCTTGAGAACCGGGTTGATTACCTGCGCCTGCATACCGGGCGCAAGGTGGAAGTCCCCTTCGATGTCTTGATTGTCTTCTCAACCAACCTCCCGCCAAAAGACCTGGTGGACGAAGCCTTCCTGCGCCGCCTGCGTCACAAGATTGAAATTGGCGACCCATCCTTTGAGGAGTACCGCGAGATCTTCAAACGCGTGGCACAGGATCGGCATATCGAATATAACGATCAAGGCCTGGCATATCTTTTACAGGAATGGTATATCAAACGCAACCGTAAACTGCGCGCCTCGCATCCGCGCGATTTGTGCGACCAGCTGATCGATATTGCATCCTACCTCGCTGTTACGCCCGTCATGAGTCGCGAAATGATCGACCATGCCGCCAAGGCGTACTTTGTGGATATTTAA
- a CDS encoding sigma-70 family RNA polymerase sigma factor, which translates to MSEQEYNEEEVLALASKGDRDAFGQLYERYVERIFNYVYYRTGNPHDAEDLTARVFQRAMNHIRNYTDRGVPFSAWLYRIAHNLVANWHRDRSRKQEIPLDDLPILPTKGDHPEKNLVRSQEQEALLRMIRKLPPERQNLLILKFVENLSNAEIGAIMRRSEGAVKSLYHRTLLALRDQLEDQNFNLEGE; encoded by the coding sequence TTGTCGGAACAGGAATACAACGAAGAGGAAGTTCTTGCGCTTGCTTCAAAAGGCGACCGTGATGCCTTCGGTCAACTTTATGAGCGTTATGTGGAACGCATCTTCAATTATGTATACTACCGCACCGGAAATCCTCATGATGCGGAGGATCTCACTGCCCGTGTCTTTCAGCGGGCGATGAATCACATCAGGAATTACACCGACCGCGGCGTTCCGTTTTCGGCATGGTTGTATCGCATAGCCCATAACCTAGTTGCGAACTGGCATCGTGACCGCAGCCGCAAGCAGGAAATTCCGCTGGATGACCTGCCCATTTTGCCGACCAAGGGCGATCATCCTGAAAAGAACCTGGTCCGTTCCCAAGAGCAGGAGGCGTTGTTGCGAATGATCCGCAAACTGCCCCCCGAGCGGCAGAATCTTTTGATCTTGAAATTTGTGGAAAACCTGTCAAACGCTGAGATCGGCGCGATCATGAGAAGAAGTGAGGGAGCCGTGAAAAGCCTGTACCATCGTACGTTACTGGCTCTTCGCGATCAATTGGAAGACCAAAACTTTAACCTTGAAGGAGAGTAA
- a CDS encoding ATP-dependent Clp protease proteolytic subunit: MAKNNKNNDHGEKQPPILFAKTQAIIKQANKMLGGTLVTYFNNPRGSVCHDDVLALFELLEKIGHQEKIYLFIKSSGGNGQASLRIVNLLRQYCKEVVAVIPLECASAATMITLGANEIHMGPMAYLTSVDTSLTHALSPIDRDNDRVSVSLDELNRVVKLWQAQGSDTSENPYQQLFAHVHPLVIGAVDRAESLSIMLCKELLAYHIKEEQVAEKIAATLNSKYPSHGYPILFEEARRIGLKVSHLSPEINTRLLELNELYSEMGQRATTDFDDTHAHGNEILNIWESTGVLVYYQQDKDWFYRTEERRWISLNDNSSWRRMAKMGNKVEKSILHIA, translated from the coding sequence ATGGCAAAAAACAACAAGAATAATGATCACGGGGAAAAACAACCCCCCATCCTGTTCGCGAAGACACAGGCCATTATCAAACAGGCCAACAAAATGTTGGGCGGCACTCTGGTGACATATTTCAATAATCCGCGCGGAAGCGTCTGTCACGATGACGTGCTGGCTTTATTTGAATTGCTTGAAAAGATCGGGCATCAGGAAAAGATTTATCTCTTCATCAAATCCAGCGGCGGCAACGGACAGGCATCCCTGCGGATCGTGAATCTCCTGCGTCAGTATTGCAAGGAGGTCGTGGCGGTTATTCCGCTGGAATGTGCTTCCGCCGCGACCATGATCACGCTCGGTGCGAACGAAATCCATATGGGACCGATGGCCTACCTGACCTCGGTGGATACGTCCCTGACCCATGCGCTCTCCCCGATCGACCGCGACAATGACCGTGTGAGTGTCAGCCTGGATGAATTGAACCGCGTCGTGAAATTGTGGCAGGCTCAAGGGTCCGATACGAGCGAGAATCCATATCAGCAATTGTTCGCGCATGTGCATCCGTTGGTCATCGGCGCAGTGGACCGCGCTGAATCCCTATCCATCATGCTTTGCAAGGAATTGCTGGCCTATCATATCAAGGAGGAGCAGGTCGCCGAGAAGATCGCCGCCACGCTAAATTCGAAATACCCTTCGCACGGATACCCGATCCTGTTCGAGGAAGCCAGGCGCATCGGGCTCAAGGTCAGCCATCTTTCTCCTGAGATCAATACACGCTTACTGGAATTGAATGAGTTGTACAGCGAGATGGGCCAGAGGGCTACAACGGACTTCGACGACACCCATGCGCACGGAAATGAAATCCTGAATATTTGGGAATCCACGGGCGTGCTGGTGTATTACCAGCAGGACAAGGATTGGTTCTATCGCACTGAGGAGCGCCGCTGGATCTCACTTAATGATAACAGCAGCTGGCGGCGCATGGCAAAGATGGGGAATAAGGTGGAGAAATCCATCCTGCACATCGCGTAG